Proteins from a genomic interval of Spea bombifrons isolate aSpeBom1 chromosome 4, aSpeBom1.2.pri, whole genome shotgun sequence:
- the LOC128491415 gene encoding olfactory receptor 5B21-like, translating into MEERQERLSLKSSLCLKEQSLAENFGNQSRTSVFILLGLTQDPDLKIFLFCAFFFMYLITVIGNVGIFVIIKHSSHLHTPMYFFLSHLAFIDFCYASSVVPNTMVHFLKHDRYITSFGCATQLFMFSSLGSTECLLFGVMAYDRYAAICKPLHYSVIMTKQKCYILIITSYFAAVLQAIIQISSIFTLNFCGSNVINHFICDALPLIRISCSNTSLNKILITVCATIIGGGSLFIILTSYTYIVSTVVKIPSSHGKRRAFSTCASHITCVTLFYGTVLFNYMHPSGTSSSVNNEIVASIFYIVVIPMLNPLIYSLRNKEVRLILDRFYSQRTVFHCSFLHF; encoded by the exons ATGGAAGAAAGACAAGAACGTCTGTCACTTAAAAGCTCTTTATGT ctGAAAGAACAATCCTTAGCAGAGAACTTTGGAAATCAATCAAGAACATCTGTGTTTATATTGTTAGGGCTTACACAAGACCCAGACCtaaaaatctttcttttttgtgcGTTTTTCTTTATGTACCTTATAACTGTTATTGGAAATGTTGGAATCTTTGTTATCATCAAACACTCTTCCCATCTCCACACACCCATGTACTTTTTCCTTAGTCATTTAGCTTTCATTGATTTTTGCTATGCCTCTTCAGTGGTTCCAAACACAATGGTACATTTCCTAAAACATGATAGGTATATTACAAGTTTTGGCTGCGCCACCCAacttttcatgttttcttccttgGGCTCAACAGAATGTCTCCTTTTTGGTGTGATGGCATATGATCGTTATGCAGCCATATGTAAGCCTCTACATTACAGTGTGattatgacaaaacaaaaatgctacATACTAATAATCACTTCGTATTTTGCTGCAGTTCTTCAAGCAATTATCCAGATTTCCAGCATCTTTACTTTAAACTTTTGTGGGTCTAATGTTATCAATCATTTTATATGTGATGCTCTGCCTTTGATAAGAATTTCTTGCTCAAACACTTCTCTGAATAAGATACTGATTACTGTGTGTGCTACGATCATAGGCGGAGGGTCACTGTTTATTATACTTACATCTTATACTTACATTGTGTCAACTGTTGTCAAAATACCATCATCACATGGCAAGAGAAGAGCTTTCTCCACATGTGCGTCCCATATAACATGTGTTACGTTGTTCTATGGTACTGTTTTATTCAACTACATGCATCCATCTGGCACGTCATCATCGGTGAACAATGAAATAGTAGCATCTATATTTTACATAGTAGTTATACCAATGTTAAATCCTCTCATTTACAGTTTAAGGAACAAGGAAGTGAGGCTTATTTTGGATAGATTCTACAGTCAAAGAACTGTATTCCACTGTTCCTTCTTACACTTCTGA
- the LOC128491416 gene encoding olfactory receptor 5F1-like, which produces MFENLDRSNKTYITEFILSGLTTHAKLQIPFFLLYLLVYVITFLGNTTIIALIRMTPGLQTPMYFFLINLSFVDILYSSTITPNSLANIISVDKTISITGCATQMFFFIALASSEGMLLAVMAYDRFVAICKPLNYSLIMNNLQCLKFVCTVYTAGFINSLIHTYCAFRVPLFCSRQVNHFYCDIIPILKLSRQDMFLNEVLMFIVAGSIEVGSLLCIVISYTWILFNLFKISSVKHRHKCLSTCASHFTCVAVFYFPVLFTYLRPTSSYSMNEDWVVSIFYTVIIPMLNPIIYSLRNKDVKDALKKARM; this is translated from the coding sequence ATGTTTGAAAACCTGGACCGCAGTAACAAAACCTATATCACTGAATTTATTCTTTCTGGACTCACTACTCACGCAAAACTTCAGATTCCTTTCTTTCTGCTGTATTTATTGGTGTATGTTATAACATTCCTGGGTAACACCACGATCATTGCCTTGATTAGAATGACACCAGGTCTGCAAACGCCAATGTACTTTTTCCTTATTAATCTATCATTTGTAGATATTTTGTATTCATCAACAATTACACCCAATAGTCTGGCTAACATTATCTCTGTGGATAAAACAATCTCCATCACTGGTTGTGCtacacaaatgtttttcttcattgCGCTGGCTAGTTCGGAAGGCATGCTACTTGCTGTTATGGCATATGACAGGTTTGTAGCCATATGTAAGCCACTGAATTATTCACTAATAATGAACAATCTACAATGCCTTAAATTTGTTTGCACTGTGTACACTGCAGGATTTATTAACTCgctaatacatacatattgtgCCTTCAGAGTACCACTTTTTTGTTCAAGACAGGTAAATCACTTCTATTGTGATATCATTCCCATCTTGAAATTATCACGCCAAGACATGTTTCTCAATGAAGTCTTAATGTTTATAGTGGCTGGTTCTATAGAAGTTGGCTCATTattatgtatagttatatcTTATACATGGATTCtatttaacttatttaaaatCAGTTCTGTAAAACATAGGCATAAGTGTCTCTCCACCTGTGCTTCTCACTTTACTTGTGTTGCTGTATTTTATTTCCCTGTTCTATTCACATACCTGAGACCAACTTCTTCATACTCTATGAACGAGGACTGGGTAGTATCTATATTTTATACAGTAATTATACCAATGCTGAACCCTATCATCTACAGCTTGCGAAATAAAGATGTAAaagatgctctgaaaaaagccAGGATGTAA
- the LOC128491417 gene encoding olfactory receptor 1019-like, with protein MFENLDRSNKTYITEFILSGLTTHAKLQIPFFLLYLLVYVITFLGNTTIIALIRMTPGLQTPMYFFLINLSFVDILYSSTITPNSLANIISVDKTISITGCATQMFFFIALASSEGMLLAVMAYDRFVAICKPLNYSLIMNNLQCLKFVCTVYTAGFINSLIHTYCAFRVPLFCSRQVNHFYCDIIPILKLSCQDTFLNEVLMFIVAGSIEVGSLLCIVISYTWILFNLFKISSVKRRYKCLSTCASHFTCVAVFYFPVLFTYLRPTSSYSMIEDWVVSIFYTVIIPMLNPIIYSLRNKDVKDALKKARM; from the coding sequence ATGTTTGAAAACCTGGACCGCAGTAACAAAACCTATATCACTGAATTTATTCTTTCTGGACTCACTACTCACGCAAAACTTCAGATTCCTTTCTTTCTGCTGTATTTATTGGTGTATGTTATAACATTCCTGGGTAACACCACGATCATTGCCTTGATTAGAATGACACCAGGTCTGCAAACGCCAATGTACTTTTTCCTTATTAATCTATCATTTGTAGATATTTTGTATTCATCAACAATTACACCCAATAGTCTGGCTAACATTATCTCTGTGGATAAAACAATCTCCATCACTGGTTGTGCtacacaaatgtttttcttcattgCGCTAGCTAGTTCGGAAGGCATGCTACTTGCTGTTATGGCATATGACAGGTTTGTAGCCATATGTAAGCCACTGAATTATTCACTAATAATGAACAATCTACAATGCCTTAAATTTGTTTGCACTGTGTACACTGCAGGATTTATCAACTCgctaatacatacatattgtgCCTTCAGAGTACCACTTTTTTGTTCAAGACAGGTAAACCACTTCTATTGTGATATCATTCCCATCTTGAAATTATCATGCCAAGACACGTTTCTCAATGAAGTCTTGATGTTTATAGTGGCTGGTTCTATAGAAGTTGGCTCATTattatgtatagttatatcTTATACATGGATTCtatttaacttatttaaaatCAGTTCTGTAAAACGTAGGTATAAGTGTCTCTCCACCTGTGCTTCTCACTTTACTTGTGTTGCTGTATTTTATTTCCCTGTTCTATTCACATACCTGAGACCAACTTCTTCATACTCTATGATCGAGGACTGGGTAGTATCTATATTTTATACAGTAATTATACCAATGCTGAACCCTATCATCTACAGCTTGCGAAATAAAGATGTAAaagatgctctgaaaaaagccAGGATGTAA